Proteins from one Cryptomeria japonica chromosome 4, Sugi_1.0, whole genome shotgun sequence genomic window:
- the LOC131027307 gene encoding cysteine proteinase mucunain, producing MRNLVIFTLLFVLCIGRCSCYSPFSVIGYNPEDLASDETLFQIYERWQSEHGKAYNGLDEKETRFHIFKSNLLYIDVQNRKNNSFSLGLNQFADLTHDEFKSMYLGTVFRSSRHHSNTSPSIRYKYIEGEQMPESVDWRKNGAVTEVKDQGTCGSCWAFSTVAAVEGVNQIVTGKLISLSEQELVDCDTSTNQGCHGGLMDAAFQFIVENGGIDSEADYPYKAREDACNMKRKKTHVVTIDGYEDVPRHDEKSLQKAVAHQPISVAIESSGRQFQFYKSGVFDGYCGTNLDHGVTLVGYGSADKDYWIVKNSWGPSWGENGFVRMERNIKSSYGKCGIAIQPSYPIKNRLNPPTPSPYHPSPIQPATKCNNFFSCPGGSTCCCAYSFHRLCIHWSCCPYESATCCNDRSHCCPHDFPVCDLKARSCRKSWNHPFGETMLNRTQAKPHSFYNL from the exons ATGAGGAACTTGGTAATATTTACACTGTTATTTGTGCTCTGTATTGGGAGATGTTCATGCTACAGCCCATTTTCGGTGATAGGATACAACCCAGAAGATTTGGCGTCTGATGAAACACTTTTTCAGATCTATGAACGGTGGCAGTCGGAGCATGGGAAGGCCTACAATGGCCTGGATGAGAAAGAAACCAGGTTCCACATATTCAAAAGCAATTTGCTCTACATTGATGTGCAAAACCGAAAAAACAATTCGTTTTCGCTTGGCCTCAATCAGTTTGCAGACCTGACCCATGATGAATTTAAAAGCATGTATTTGGGTACTGTATTTCGCTCCTCAAGACACCATTCGAACACCTCTCCGAGCATTCGATATAAATATATTGAAGGCGAGCAGATGCCTGAATCAGTGGATTGGAGAAAAAATGGTGCCGTAACGGAGGTTAAAGACCAAGGAACTTGTG GAAGCTGTTGGGCATTCTCCACAGTTGCAGCGGTTGAAGGAGTTAATCAGATTGTGACAGGGAAGTTAATATCTTTGTCTGAACAAGAGCTTGTAGACTGTGATACTTCGACCAACCAGGGGTGCCATGGTGGATTAATGGATGCGGCATTTCAGTTTATTGTGGAGAATGGTGGTATTGACAGCGAGGCCGATTACCCTTATAAGGCTCGAGAAGATGCCTGTAACATGAAACGG AAAAAAACCCATGTTGTAACAATTGATGGCTATGAAGATGTACCTAGACATGATGAAAAATCATTACAGAAGGCTGTAGCACATCAACCGATCAGTGTGGCTATTGAATCTAGTGGGAGGCAGTTCCAATTTTACAAATCT GGTGTGTTCGATGGTTATTGTGGAACTAATCTCGATCATGGTGTCACATTAGTGGGTTATGGATCAGCTGATAAGGACTACTGGATTGTAAAGAATTCATGGGGTCCAAGTTGGGGTGAAAATGGGTTCGTCAGGATGGAAAGAAATATTAAGAGTTCATATGGAAAATGTGGCATTGCCATCCAACCATCGTATCCAATTAAAAATAGACTCAATCCTCCAACACCTTCTCCTTATCATCCATCTCCAATTCAGCCTGCAACAAAGTGTAACAACTTTTTTTCATGTCCAGGTGGTAGCACATGCTGCTGTGCATACAGTTTTCATAGATTATGCATTCATTGGTCTTGTTGCCCTTATGAATCTGCTACCTGTTGTAATGATCGTTCCCATTGCTGCCCACATGACTTTCCAGTCTGTGATTTGAAAGCAAGGAGCTGTCGTAAG AGTTGGAACCATCCATTCGGAGAAACCATGCTCAACCGTACTCAAGCGAAGCCTCATTCATTTTATAACTTATAA